The following are encoded together in the Culex pipiens pallens isolate TS chromosome 1, TS_CPP_V2, whole genome shotgun sequence genome:
- the LOC120432144 gene encoding uncharacterized protein LOC120432144 codes for MVETAVTKAASMTKLAIGKPSEIVVTPAPNGTTSDDHYNPSVRILHIPKQPDGSCGFHLSRSKWDPYPWVSGVDEESPAEVTGLKAGDCVLEVNNEDVLGMRIAEVAGMVRSKTDTVTLLLWSTGMEPTCNPESLCCGPMPINLERLSASMQTIVAALECPVCFDTIPPPVFQCQNGHLVCSRCRVRSEKCAICREKYTVGRSLLAEQVYQSITEAFQLSEGGDGKLRERLFGAKCNRKSRAGGSPFNSEGNLPSGGKPLHSHTHKFLAKIMGKASSVGNLSKAACGESCGGDLQSLKGKSLSLSSSEIFNRDNTVSVPRCTSANRLAPELTSSCNSLSAVTSTTPRRPTSSLSCNVSAESLSSIPENGGLQLVVPSSVNGHKQRIAGIEPECSLCCPCGEYCNDKIGASELDRHVTERHRTPIISFGTASAEISLPPRTPVDNACLVLVLDGRKFWLKLISDPSSIGDIFISALFQGGEAESRNYALEVVIRKAGPNHILGKELISRSEVHPMQAKSWNDISNIRSGVFYSADSIRSTFEPETEILLKASIKRLADL; via the exons ATGGTGGAGACGGCGGTGACGAAGGCGGCATCGATGACCAAACTGGCCATCGGGAAGCCGAGTGAAATTGTGGTCACACCGGCGCCAAATGGAACCACCAGCGATGATCACTACAATCCGTCCGTGAGAATTCTGCACATTCCGAAGCAGCCGGACGGGTCGTGTGGGTTTCATCTGTCCCGCAGCAAGTGGGATCCGTATCCTTGG gTCAGTGGAGTGGACGAAGAGTCGCCGGCTGAGGTGACCGGATTGAAGGCCGGTGACTGCGTGCTTGAG GTCAACAACGAGGACGTTCTGGGCATGCGAATCGCCGAAGTGGCCGGCATGGTGCGCTCCAAAACGGACACCGTCACGCTTCTCCTCTGGAGCACCGGCATGGAACCGACCTGCAACCCGGAATCCCTGTGCTGCGGCCCGATGCCCATCAACCTGGAGCGCCTCTCGGCCAGCATGCAAACCATCGTGGCGGCCCTCGAGTGTCCGGTCTGCTTCGACACGATCCCTCCGCCGGTGTTCCAGTGCCAAAATGGCCACCTGGTTTGCTCGCGATGTCGCGTCCGGTCGGAAAAGTGCGCCATCTGTCGGGAAAAGTACACCGTCGGGAGGTCGCTGCTGGCCGAGCAGGTTTATCAGTCGATTACGGAGGCGTTTCAGCTGAGTGAGGGCGGGGACGGGAAGCTGCGGGAACGCCTTTTTGGGGCCAAGTGCAACCGGAAGAGCCGCGCCGGCGGAAGTCCGTTTAATAGTGAGGGAAATCTGCCATCTGGCGGGAAACCGCTGCACTCGCACACGCACAAGTTTCTGGCGAAGATCATGGGCAAGGCTTCTTCGGTGGGGAACTTGAGCAAAGCGGCCTGTGGGGAGTCCTGCGGGGGAGATCTGCAATCGCTGAAGGGGAAGTCGCTGTCGCTGTCGTCGAGTGAGATTTTCAA CCGCGACAACACGGTGTCCGTTCCCCGCTGCACCTCGGCCAACCGGCTCGCCCCGGAACTGACCAGCTCCTGCAACAGCCTGTCCGCGGTCACATCGACCACCCCGCGCCGACCAACCTCGTCCCTGTCGTGCAACGTTTCGGCCGAAAGCCTGAGCAGCATCCCAGAAAACGGTGGCCTCCAGCTGGTGGTGCCATCTTCCGTCAACGGTCACAAACAGCGAATCGCCGGAATTGAACCCGAGTGCAGCTTGTGCTGTCCTTGCGGCGAGTATTGCAACGATAAGATCGGTG CTTCCGAGCTGGACCGGCACGTGACCGAGCGCCACCGGACGCCAATCATTTCGTTTGGGACGGCCTCGGCGGAGATTTCGCTCCCGCCCAGGACACCTGTTGACAACGCCTGTCTGGTGCTGGTGCTGGACGGTcgtaaattttggctgaaatTAATCTCGGATCCGAG CTCCATCGGCGATATCTTCATCTCGGCGCTGTTCCAGGGCGGCGAAGCGGAAAGCCGCAACTACGCGCTCGAGGTGGTCATCCGGAAAGCCGGCCCCAACCACATCCTGGGCAAGGAGCTCATCTCCCGGTCCGAGGTGCACCCGATGCAGGCCAAATCGTGGAAT GATATTAGCAACATCCGGAGTGGCGTGTTCTACTCGGCCGACTCCATCCGGTCTACGTTTGAGCCGGAAACGGAAATCCTCCTGAAGGCCAGCATCAAACGGTTGGCAGATCTGTAG